A stretch of the Capsicum annuum cultivar UCD-10X-F1 chromosome 8, UCD10Xv1.1, whole genome shotgun sequence genome encodes the following:
- the LOC124886564 gene encoding uncharacterized protein LOC124886564, with protein sequence MDFKSWNKKTSLETHVGKINSIHNQAKRKCEDLMRQEQSIHASIEKQSSKDKHGYRIRLATSIDVARFLVRQGLTFRDHDEFKSSLNRAKRRLQELRKDNKWDLFVSEVSTFCIKHNTVVPAFDELYVNFGRSRRKPADYTKLQELNDYFNEVTTELLHGVACFNTVDSFSSFDIQKIMRMTELYPDDFDELNMCVLKNHLANYIIDVRDIDKRKKKHSCYPLVFRLVKFALLLPVATASVERAFSAMKFIKNEL encoded by the exons ATGGATTTTAAGAGCTGGAACAAAAAAACTAGCCTGGAAACACATGTTGGTAAGATTAATAGCATCCATAATCAGGCAAAAAGAAAATGTGAGGATCTAATGCGGCAAGAACAATCTATTCATGCATCAATTGAGAAACAATCTAGTAAAGATAAGCATGGATATCGCATTCGATTGGCAACTTCGATTGATGTAGCAAGGTTTCTCGTAAGACAAGGATTGACATTTCGAGATCATGATGAATTTAAGTCATCACTTAATAGAG CCAAGAGAAGGTTgcaagagttgaggaaagataaTAAATGGGATTTATTTGTTTCTGAGGTGTCTACATTTTGTATCAAGCATAACACTGTAGTACCTGCTTTTGATGAGTTGTATGTTAACTTTGGAAGATCACGGCGTAAACCTGCTGACTATACT AAATTGCAAGAACTTAATGATTATTTCAATGAGGTGACAACTGAGTTGCTTCATGGTGTTGCTTGTTTTAATACGGTAGACTCATTTTCAAGTTTTGACATTCAGAAAATAATGAGAATGACTGAATTATATCCTGATGACTTTGATGAACTTAATATGTGTGTACTTAAGAATCATCTTGCAAATTACATTATTGATGTTCGTGACATCGATAAAAG aaaaaaaaaacattcatgTTATCCTCTTGTATTTCGTTTGGTGAAATTTGCATTGCTTCTGCCAGTTGCTACTGCATCTGTTGAAAGAGCCTTTTCAGCAATGAAGTTTATTAAGAATGAGTTATGA